In Bythopirellula goksoeyrii, a single window of DNA contains:
- a CDS encoding molybdopterin cofactor-binding domain-containing protein: MATVTENSLTLACQVNGADVEVQLPADDELTLLDVLRDYLGITSPKNGCQPQAQCGCCTILMDDKPVLSCAIKPVKAAGKSITTLEGLDEQHRQQIADSFVQCGGVQCGFCIPGMAMRGVGLCDKNPEPSREEIATALKPHLCRCTGYTQIVDSIEQYAKLRRGEKLPEPTAADLSGKVGTNLPRFTGHDAVLGDRKFIDDMTVPDMLYGAVRLTDHPRAKILSIDASRALDLAGVHRVVTAADVPGDPLVGLIAKDWPVFVGIGDVTRCTGDVIAGVVAENQRLARRAAELIDIEYEVLEPVTSPRAALEPDAPRVHPHLESNLLSKSSLKRGDIEEGFRNSAFIIEDSYVTQRIEHLFLEPEACLVIPTDERAGRSPAPTGSPNGAPTGVEDDPARSLFVYTQGQGVFDDQRQISSVLGIDPSRVQVELVSNGGAFGGKEDMSIQAQTALMAWLVGRPVKLTLTRPESFRIHPKRHPIELDYKVGCDSEGHITAVQARIIGDKGAYASVGAKVLERAGGHCTGPYRVPAVDMESLAVYTNNPPCGAMRGFGANQAAFAIEGLLDRLAEKVGIDAYDMRDRNILEPGEAFATGQILDKPFGLRKTLEAVREIYKSAPYAGIACGIKNVGIGNGMPDIGRAALTVEDEGTIHIRTGFTEMGQGLFTLCIQFAVEATGLPPEYFTVSTDTTLQLDCGQTTASRATVLAGNSIAAAGEMLKNALDGGKTLSQLVGQVYQGEWVCDYTSKLGYHVDKPGGPKTHLTYGFATQVAILDENGRLAKMVAAHDVGRVLNPVQLEGQMYGSLHMGIGYALTEDFQSDGGVIQAKKMNDCGVLRSHQMPEMELIFVEEPDPECPFGARGVGEIGLVPTAPAIAGALYKYDGVVRRSLPMSDSPAALAITKPQAMRNGRAK, translated from the coding sequence GTGGCTACTGTCACCGAAAACTCTCTCACGCTCGCTTGTCAGGTCAATGGGGCCGACGTCGAAGTTCAGCTTCCTGCGGATGATGAGCTGACCCTGTTGGATGTGCTGCGCGACTATCTGGGGATCACCTCTCCCAAGAATGGCTGCCAACCCCAGGCACAATGTGGTTGCTGCACGATTCTGATGGACGACAAGCCGGTGCTATCATGCGCCATCAAACCCGTTAAGGCTGCTGGCAAATCGATCACCACGCTCGAAGGACTCGACGAGCAACACCGCCAGCAGATAGCCGATTCCTTTGTGCAATGCGGCGGTGTGCAGTGTGGATTCTGTATTCCCGGTATGGCCATGCGGGGTGTGGGTTTATGCGACAAGAATCCCGAACCATCGCGAGAAGAAATCGCCACGGCTCTTAAGCCACACCTCTGTCGCTGTACGGGCTATACCCAGATCGTCGATAGCATCGAGCAATATGCCAAGCTTCGCCGTGGTGAAAAACTACCCGAGCCGACGGCGGCGGATTTATCGGGCAAGGTGGGGACCAACCTGCCGCGCTTTACGGGTCACGACGCCGTGTTAGGGGATCGCAAGTTTATCGACGACATGACTGTGCCAGACATGCTCTACGGAGCGGTGCGGCTGACCGATCATCCCCGTGCCAAGATCCTGTCCATTGATGCCAGTCGCGCGCTTGACCTTGCTGGCGTCCATCGCGTGGTAACTGCTGCCGATGTGCCGGGCGATCCCTTGGTAGGTCTCATTGCCAAAGATTGGCCCGTCTTTGTCGGCATAGGTGATGTGACTCGGTGCACGGGAGATGTGATTGCAGGAGTGGTTGCGGAGAATCAACGATTAGCGCGCCGTGCTGCGGAATTGATTGACATCGAATACGAAGTTCTCGAGCCGGTAACAAGTCCCCGCGCGGCACTTGAGCCAGATGCTCCACGAGTGCATCCTCATTTAGAGTCGAACTTGCTGAGTAAATCGTCGCTCAAGCGGGGAGATATCGAGGAGGGGTTCCGAAACTCGGCGTTTATTATTGAGGACTCTTACGTCACCCAGCGAATTGAACATTTATTCCTCGAGCCGGAAGCGTGTTTGGTGATCCCCACCGATGAGCGAGCCGGGCGGTCCCCCGCCCCGACTGGCTCCCCGAATGGCGCCCCGACCGGGGTCGAGGACGACCCGGCTCGCTCACTGTTTGTTTACACTCAGGGCCAAGGAGTGTTTGACGATCAGCGTCAGATTTCTTCTGTGCTGGGGATTGATCCGTCACGCGTACAAGTTGAACTCGTGAGCAACGGTGGCGCGTTTGGGGGCAAGGAAGACATGTCGATTCAAGCCCAGACGGCATTGATGGCATGGTTGGTAGGTCGCCCCGTGAAGTTGACACTTACGCGTCCTGAAAGTTTTCGGATTCATCCCAAGCGGCATCCGATTGAATTGGATTACAAGGTCGGTTGCGATTCCGAGGGGCACATCACTGCCGTGCAGGCGCGGATTATCGGCGACAAGGGGGCCTATGCGTCGGTCGGTGCCAAGGTTCTCGAACGGGCCGGTGGCCATTGTACCGGTCCCTACCGTGTGCCGGCAGTCGACATGGAGTCACTGGCCGTCTACACGAACAACCCTCCCTGTGGCGCGATGCGAGGGTTTGGTGCAAATCAGGCGGCGTTTGCGATCGAAGGATTGCTCGACCGGCTCGCCGAGAAGGTTGGCATCGATGCCTACGATATGCGAGATCGCAATATTCTCGAACCTGGTGAAGCATTTGCGACGGGCCAGATTCTCGACAAGCCATTTGGCCTGCGAAAAACGCTCGAAGCAGTGCGCGAGATCTACAAGAGTGCCCCCTACGCGGGGATCGCTTGCGGTATCAAGAATGTCGGCATCGGCAACGGCATGCCGGATATTGGTCGCGCGGCACTAACGGTCGAGGATGAAGGAACGATCCATATCCGCACGGGTTTCACTGAAATGGGGCAGGGGTTATTTACTCTGTGCATCCAATTCGCGGTGGAAGCAACGGGGCTCCCACCAGAGTATTTTACGGTTTCCACCGATACAACCTTGCAACTTGATTGCGGACAAACAACAGCCAGTCGCGCCACCGTGCTGGCTGGCAATTCAATTGCCGCGGCAGGTGAGATGCTCAAGAACGCGCTCGACGGCGGCAAGACGCTTTCGCAACTTGTTGGCCAGGTGTATCAGGGAGAGTGGGTTTGCGATTACACCAGCAAGCTCGGTTACCACGTCGACAAACCGGGCGGTCCGAAGACCCATCTTACCTATGGGTTTGCTACGCAAGTTGCGATTCTCGATGAGAACGGACGCTTGGCAAAAATGGTTGCTGCTCACGATGTGGGGCGGGTGCTGAACCCCGTGCAACTCGAAGGGCAGATGTACGGCTCGCTGCACATGGGAATCGGCTATGCGTTGACGGAGGATTTCCAGAGCGATGGGGGTGTTATCCAAGCCAAGAAAATGAACGACTGTGGTGTGCTGCGGAGCCACCAGATGCCAGAGATGGAGTTGATTTTCGTCGAAGAGCCCGATCCGGAGTGCCCGTTTGGTGCTCGCGGCGTGGGAGAGATTGGCCTCGTGCCGACAGCTCCGGCCATCGCGGGGGCGCTTTATAAATATGACGGCGTCGTACGGCGCAGCCTGCCGATGAGTGATTCCCCAGCGGCGCTGGCCATCACCAAGCCACAAGCGATGCGCAATGGTCGAGCAAAGTGA
- a CDS encoding TVP38/TMEM64 family protein, which yields MPDTNGPKSRLKLVLFLTLAGAIGVGYFLLRDVLTLEAMAEQEARLRDFQEHNPIFSYFVAFAVYAGVTGLSLPGATVLTLFVGWFFGFWRGVVLVSFASTTGATIAFLLSRYLFRDAVQSRFGERLEKFNKMLERDGAFYLFTLRLIPAVPFFVINAVMGLTPLKTWTYWWVSQLGMLAGTCVYVYAGSSVPSLQKLAEEGVGAAFSGTQLTRLGTAFVLLGVFPLVVRWILRYFGKVPSVDTEGKEMKR from the coding sequence ATGCCGGATACTAACGGACCGAAGTCACGACTCAAACTCGTTCTCTTCCTCACATTGGCAGGGGCGATCGGCGTTGGCTATTTTCTTTTGCGGGATGTGTTGACACTGGAGGCGATGGCCGAGCAGGAAGCCCGGCTCCGAGACTTTCAAGAACACAATCCTATTTTTTCGTATTTCGTTGCATTCGCCGTCTACGCGGGAGTTACCGGCTTGTCCTTGCCAGGAGCGACCGTGTTGACGCTCTTTGTTGGGTGGTTCTTCGGGTTTTGGCGAGGCGTAGTACTCGTGAGTTTTGCGTCGACCACGGGAGCGACGATCGCGTTCCTGTTGAGTCGATATCTATTTCGCGATGCGGTTCAAAGTCGTTTTGGTGAGCGACTTGAGAAGTTCAATAAGATGCTTGAGCGCGACGGGGCTTTTTATCTGTTTACCCTACGGTTAATCCCGGCAGTTCCATTTTTCGTCATCAATGCGGTGATGGGTCTGACGCCCCTCAAGACTTGGACCTATTGGTGGGTGAGCCAACTGGGGATGTTAGCGGGGACATGCGTCTATGTTTATGCCGGGTCGAGTGTCCCCTCCCTGCAAAAGCTCGCGGAAGAAGGTGTCGGTGCTGCTTTTTCAGGAACACAATTAACACGTTTGGGTACCGCGTTTGTACTCTTGGGTGTCTTTCCGTTGGTCGTACGGTGGATCCTGCGGTATTTTGGCAAAGTCCCATCGGTCGATACTGAGGGGAAAGAAATGAAACGCTGA
- a CDS encoding beta strand repeat-containing protein, translated as MTTRHTTNFLFQSMTSAMLWCFTLASLPCASAIDYNWQALFVPPNPNPFYDGNWSSVGNWDHGTFIPSTANDSAIIGLSGVPDYVVTLDLDTHIGTFALDSEDATFDAVSRVFRVDGMSNFNKGIANWDNSQVLDSGAGTLTQSKPATMNVTRTVLIDTANIDLRGTVNVLADDSNTALTVTHGLSNRGLIDISTVSTSSSTLSIPNGTLVNDIVGGMSGELRFSGAGTGQRQFNGSLDNSQFVQVLADTVFGTNGSTVTNTGSFFVAPDTTLTMTAGNQIFNQDAGELVVQGTFNPSSATFNFNGGNVADNANTNPITLTNSSLKIGPSAGSGKFILHNTSSYSGNLKAVQFLTIQGTTASTSVTAATGFTNNSTLTIETTGGGVTQLAITSGTLTNQAAGIINFDGSTSMRRFQGDLDNLGTVNVNGDTDFNRNGDTFTNMNAFNVATDATLLMQIGNQTFNQDAGTLDIQGTFNPSSATFNFNGGDVTGNSMVLTNSTLNIAPTAGSGSFVLRNTSNFSGNLQPGQTVSVQGTASSTSVTAATGFTNNSTLTIETTGGGATQLAITSGTLTNQTAGIINFEGPASIRRFQGDLDNRGTVNVNGDTDFNRNGDTFTNMNAFNVAAGATLTVATGNQIFNQDAGTLDVQGTFNPSSATFNFNGGDVTGNSMVLTNSTLNIAPTAGSGSFVLRNTSNFSGDLQPGQLLTIQGTASSTAVTAATGFTNNSTLTIETTGGGSTQLAITSGTLTNQAAGIINFDGSASILRFQGDLDNLGTVNVNGDTDFNRNGDTFTNMNAFNVAIYATLSMQIGNQTFNQDAGTLNIQGTFNPSSVTFNFNGGDVTGNSMVLTNSTLNIAPTAGSGSFLLRNTSNFSGDLQPGQLLTIQGTASSTAVTAATGFTNNSTLTIETTGGGVTQLAITSGTLTNQAAGIINFDGSASVRRFQGDLDNLGTVNVNGDTDFNRNGDTFTNMNAFNVAAGATLSMQIGNQTFNQDAGTLDIQGTFNPSSATFNFNGGDVTGNSMVLTNSTLNIAPTAGSGSFLLRNTSNFSGDLQPGQLLTIQGTASSTAVTAATGFTNNSTLTIETTGGGSSLLTLSGGVLTNQSGGTLTFGGTGTGIRELRGGLDNRGEIEVDVDARIGATGQTHLNSGEFNLSATAMIVGDSFTNEPGGVIQGNGELNVVATTFLNSGDIAPGDSAGTLTITGDAPFDATGSLSIELNGLAAGSEHDQLIVTGMASLSGTLNLALLGFTPAAGNTFTILTAGTRTGTFDSVNGNPGGGLFYDVQYLADQVVVELVSALPGDFDFDGDIDGYDFIIWQRGDSPNPLSPSDLAAWHASYGTSLVVASTAVPEPSTWIVLLMGTSTLQLRRKIVCPSLNKQTSRRQACLRDSSRTAWRSG; from the coding sequence ATGACTACCCGTCACACTACCAACTTTCTATTCCAATCCATGACGAGCGCGATGCTCTGGTGCTTTACCCTCGCCTCGCTTCCGTGTGCCTCGGCGATCGACTACAACTGGCAAGCCCTCTTCGTGCCTCCCAATCCGAATCCTTTCTACGACGGCAACTGGTCTTCTGTCGGGAATTGGGACCATGGCACTTTCATCCCTAGCACGGCCAACGACTCTGCCATCATTGGTCTCTCGGGTGTACCTGACTATGTGGTAACGCTTGACCTCGACACGCACATTGGAACTTTTGCACTTGATTCCGAGGATGCCACGTTCGATGCCGTGAGCAGGGTGTTTCGCGTCGATGGCATGAGCAATTTCAACAAAGGCATCGCCAATTGGGACAACAGTCAGGTATTGGACAGTGGCGCGGGAACACTGACTCAAAGCAAGCCAGCGACAATGAATGTCACTCGCACAGTGCTGATCGACACTGCTAATATCGATCTGCGGGGGACAGTTAACGTTCTGGCTGACGATTCCAACACGGCGCTCACCGTTACCCATGGGCTATCAAATCGTGGCTTGATCGATATCTCCACCGTTTCCACTAGCAGCTCTACGCTGAGTATTCCAAATGGAACCTTGGTCAACGACATTGTTGGAGGCATGAGCGGTGAACTGCGATTCAGTGGCGCTGGCACTGGGCAGCGACAGTTCAACGGCAGCCTGGACAACTCTCAATTCGTCCAAGTGCTGGCCGACACGGTCTTCGGCACAAATGGTTCGACCGTCACCAACACGGGCTCGTTCTTTGTGGCTCCCGATACCACGCTCACGATGACGGCTGGGAATCAGATCTTCAATCAAGATGCCGGAGAGCTTGTGGTCCAGGGCACGTTTAATCCCAGTTCCGCTACATTCAATTTCAACGGCGGCAATGTGGCTGACAATGCCAATACCAACCCGATTACTCTGACTAATTCTTCACTCAAGATTGGCCCCAGTGCTGGCTCAGGAAAGTTCATACTTCATAACACCAGCAGCTACAGTGGAAACTTGAAGGCAGTCCAATTCCTTACCATCCAAGGCACCACCGCCAGCACGTCTGTGACGGCCGCCACGGGCTTCACCAACAACAGTACCCTCACCATTGAGACCACCGGTGGCGGGGTAACACAGCTAGCGATCACCAGCGGAACTCTAACCAATCAGGCTGCCGGCATCATCAATTTCGATGGCTCTACAAGTATGCGCAGGTTCCAAGGCGATCTCGATAACCTGGGGACCGTCAATGTGAATGGCGATACAGACTTCAATCGCAATGGCGACACCTTCACCAACATGAACGCTTTCAACGTTGCCACCGACGCAACGCTCCTGATGCAGATTGGAAATCAAACATTCAATCAGGATGCCGGCACGCTGGATATCCAGGGCACCTTCAATCCCAGTTCTGCCACCTTCAACTTCAATGGTGGCGACGTCACAGGGAACTCGATGGTGCTCACCAATTCAACGCTGAACATCGCACCTACTGCCGGCAGTGGGTCTTTTGTACTTCGCAATACCAGCAACTTCAGTGGGAATCTGCAACCAGGGCAAACAGTGAGTGTTCAAGGAACCGCTAGCAGCACATCTGTCACGGCCGCCACGGGGTTCACTAACAATAGTACCCTCACCATCGAGACTACCGGTGGCGGGGCGACACAGTTGGCGATTACCAGCGGAACTCTGACCAATCAGACAGCCGGCATCATCAACTTCGAAGGCCCTGCAAGTATACGCAGGTTCCAAGGCGATCTCGATAACCGTGGGACCGTCAATGTGAATGGCGATACGGATTTCAATCGCAATGGCGACACCTTCACCAACATGAACGCTTTCAATGTTGCCGCTGGCGCCACGCTCACCGTGGCAACCGGCAACCAAATCTTTAACCAAGACGCAGGTACACTCGACGTGCAAGGGACATTCAATCCCAGCTCTGCCACCTTCAACTTCAATGGTGGCGACGTCACAGGGAACTCGATGGTGCTCACCAACTCAACGCTGAACATCGCACCTACCGCTGGCAGTGGTTCGTTTGTACTTCGCAACACCAGCAACTTCAGTGGTGACCTACAACCGGGACAGCTGCTCACCATTCAAGGCACTGCTAGCAGCACGGCTGTCACGGCCGCCACGGGTTTCACTAACAATAGTACCCTCACCATCGAGACCACCGGTGGCGGGTCGACACAGTTGGCGATCACCAGTGGAACTCTAACCAATCAGGCTGCTGGCATCATCAACTTTGATGGCTCTGCAAGTATACTCAGGTTCCAGGGCGATCTCGACAACCTGGGGACCGTCAATGTGAATGGCGATACGGATTTCAATCGTAATGGCGACACCTTTACCAATATGAACGCCTTCAACGTTGCCATCTACGCAACGCTCTCGATGCAGATTGGAAATCAAACATTCAATCAGGATGCCGGCACACTGAATATCCAGGGCACCTTCAATCCCAGTTCTGTCACCTTCAACTTCAATGGTGGCGACGTCACAGGGAACTCGATGGTGCTCACCAACTCAACGCTGAACATCGCACCTACCGCTGGCAGTGGGTCTTTTCTACTTCGCAACACCAGCAACTTTAGTGGTGACCTACAACCGGGACAGCTGCTCACCATTCAAGGAACCGCTAGCAGCACGGCTGTCACGGCCGCTACGGGTTTCACTAACAACAGCACCCTCACCATTGAAACCACCGGTGGCGGGGTAACACAGCTAGCGATCACCAGCGGAACTCTGACCAATCAGGCTGCCGGCATCATCAACTTCGATGGCTCTGCAAGTGTTCGTCGGTTCCAAGGCGATCTCGATAACCTGGGGACCGTCAATGTGAATGGCGATACGGATTTCAATCGCAATGGGGATACCTTTACCAATATGAACGCCTTCAACGTTGCCGCTGGCGCAACGCTCTCGATGCAGATTGGAAATCAAACATTCAATCAGGATGCTGGCACGCTGGATATCCAGGGCACCTTCAATCCCAGTTCTGCCACCTTCAACTTCAATGGTGGCGACGTCACAGGGAACTCGATGGTGCTCACCAACTCAACGCTGAACATCGCACCTACCGCTGGCAGTGGGTCTTTTCTACTTCGCAACACCAGCAACTTTAGTGGTGACCTACAACCGGGACAGCTGCTCACCATTCAAGGAACCGCTAGCAGCACGGCTGTCACGGCCGCTACGGGTTTCACTAACAACAGCACCCTCACCATTGAGACCACTGGTGGCGGTAGTTCGCTGCTCACTCTCTCAGGAGGTGTTCTGACGAATCAATCGGGCGGGACACTTACCTTCGGGGGCACAGGTACTGGAATCCGCGAGCTTCGTGGCGGACTCGACAACCGTGGAGAGATTGAAGTTGACGTCGATGCGAGAATCGGCGCCACCGGTCAGACGCATCTTAATTCGGGTGAATTCAACTTGTCGGCAACGGCGATGATAGTGGGCGACTCGTTCACCAATGAACCCGGCGGTGTGATTCAAGGCAATGGCGAGTTGAACGTCGTAGCGACGACATTTCTCAACAGCGGAGACATCGCTCCGGGAGATTCGGCTGGTACTCTAACCATTACAGGGGATGCCCCTTTTGATGCGACCGGTTCGCTTTCGATTGAGTTGAATGGTCTTGCTGCAGGATCCGAGCATGACCAACTCATCGTGACCGGTATGGCCTCCCTGTCAGGAACTTTGAATCTTGCTCTCCTCGGATTCACTCCTGCCGCCGGGAACACGTTTACGATTCTCACAGCTGGCACCCGGACAGGCACCTTCGACTCGGTCAACGGCAATCCGGGCGGAGGCCTTTTCTATGATGTGCAATATTTGGCAGATCAAGTCGTGGTCGAGTTAGTCTCCGCACTCCCCGGCGATTTCGACTTTGATGGCGACATCGATGGCTATGATTTTATCATCTGGCAGCGCGGCGATTCACCGAATCCACTCAGCCCAAGTGACCTCGCCGCGTGGCACGCAAGCTATGGCACGTCACTAGTTGTGGCATCAACTGCGGTGCCTGAACCCTCAACTTGGATCGTTCTTTTGATGGGCACCTCGACACTGCAGTTGCGCCGCAAGATCGTGTGTCCGTCACTCAACAAGCAAACTAGCCGGAGGCAAGCCTGCCTCCGGGATTCCTCCCGGACCGCGTGGCGGTCCGGCTAG
- a CDS encoding mercuric reductase codes for MTYESILKPDGPFNDELESNVHPSQWQNPTPAGRYNLVVIGAGTAGLVTAAGAAGLGAKVALIERGLMGGDCLNVGCVPSKAIIAAARAAAAVCSAGEFGISATTDKIDFAAVMERMRRLRAKISPNDSARRFQELGVDVYFGQGRFVDSSTLEVDGQKLLFKRAVIATGARAAAPPIAGLDSVDYLTNESLFSLTELPRRLGIIGAGPIGCEMAQAFARLGSQVFLVEAEHGILPQEDRDAAEIVQQALVNDKVTLLCCGKKLEIKAEQGKPRLTVDSHAKSYDERLDQLLVAVGRKPNVEDLNLDAVGVDYNEKGVQVNDYLQTSNPRIYAAGDICSKYKFTHAADFMARIVIQNALFMGRAKQSKLTIPWCTYTSPEVAHVGMSEKDARAKGIEVDTFVQPLQDVDRAILESEEAGFAKVHVKRGTDKIVGATIVAQHAGELIAEITLAMTADVGLKKIGSTIHPYPTQTEAIRRLGDQYNKTRLTPLVKWLMETWLGWTR; via the coding sequence ATGACCTACGAATCCATTCTAAAACCTGATGGCCCTTTCAATGATGAATTGGAGTCGAACGTCCATCCTTCTCAGTGGCAGAATCCGACTCCAGCGGGTCGCTACAATCTCGTCGTGATCGGAGCGGGTACGGCGGGGCTTGTCACAGCGGCAGGGGCGGCGGGTTTGGGAGCCAAGGTTGCATTGATCGAGCGCGGCCTGATGGGAGGAGATTGCCTCAACGTGGGGTGTGTTCCCTCCAAGGCTATCATCGCTGCTGCGAGGGCAGCGGCAGCCGTATGTTCTGCCGGCGAGTTCGGAATAAGTGCCACGACGGACAAGATCGATTTTGCCGCCGTTATGGAGAGGATGCGGCGATTGCGAGCAAAAATAAGTCCAAACGATTCCGCGAGACGGTTTCAAGAACTTGGCGTGGATGTGTATTTTGGACAAGGTCGGTTCGTCGATTCCAGCACATTAGAAGTTGATGGCCAGAAACTTTTATTCAAACGGGCTGTCATTGCCACGGGTGCCCGGGCGGCGGCACCGCCGATTGCCGGGCTCGATTCGGTTGACTATCTCACAAACGAATCGCTGTTCTCACTCACCGAGTTGCCCAGGCGATTGGGCATTATCGGTGCCGGGCCGATCGGGTGTGAAATGGCTCAAGCCTTTGCCCGGCTTGGGTCGCAAGTGTTTCTCGTTGAAGCCGAGCATGGAATTCTTCCCCAGGAAGATCGCGATGCGGCAGAGATCGTCCAGCAGGCACTGGTCAATGACAAGGTGACACTCCTCTGCTGTGGTAAGAAGTTGGAGATAAAGGCTGAGCAGGGTAAGCCGCGCCTCACGGTTGATTCGCATGCTAAATCATACGACGAACGACTCGACCAACTGCTCGTGGCAGTGGGTCGCAAGCCGAATGTGGAAGATCTCAACCTGGATGCAGTAGGCGTGGACTACAACGAGAAAGGGGTCCAGGTCAACGACTATCTACAAACTTCCAATCCGCGGATTTATGCGGCAGGAGACATTTGCTCGAAATACAAGTTCACTCATGCGGCGGATTTCATGGCCCGGATCGTAATCCAGAATGCACTTTTTATGGGGCGAGCGAAACAATCGAAGCTCACGATTCCCTGGTGTACCTATACTTCGCCGGAAGTTGCCCATGTCGGCATGTCTGAAAAGGATGCGCGAGCCAAGGGCATCGAAGTGGATACGTTCGTGCAACCCTTGCAAGATGTGGATCGCGCAATTCTGGAAAGTGAGGAAGCGGGTTTTGCGAAAGTGCACGTCAAACGGGGCACAGATAAGATCGTTGGCGCGACGATTGTCGCTCAACATGCTGGCGAACTAATCGCAGAGATCACGCTAGCGATGACTGCCGACGTGGGGCTGAAGAAAATCGGCAGCACGATTCATCCGTATCCGACCCAAACCGAAGCGATTCGCAGGTTGGGAGATCAGTACAACAAAACGCGACTGACACCACTGGTGAAGTGGCTCATGGAAACATGGCTGGGATGGACGCGGTGA
- a CDS encoding nucleotidyltransferase family protein, whose translation MVEQSDVVSNQPIGVLLAAGRGRRMGGRKQLHLVTTASGEKPLVAAAFDSVAAVCRKMIIVVGHRAEEVTAVLGDREFQPVLADADAPMFHSLQVGLHAAQNIDGKASVLLQLGDHPHVSPATLMLLLAIATEQPTKAVMPEYQGQGGHPVLLPAPLIRELLAAECPDGLRGFWNQYPERCLRVTVEDAAVVQDIDTVNQAIVE comes from the coding sequence ATGGTCGAGCAAAGTGACGTGGTGAGCAATCAACCGATTGGTGTGTTGCTCGCAGCGGGCCGCGGCAGGCGGATGGGCGGTCGCAAGCAATTGCATCTCGTAACCACTGCGTCAGGCGAAAAACCCCTCGTGGCGGCGGCGTTTGATTCAGTCGCTGCTGTATGTCGGAAGATGATCATTGTGGTGGGTCATCGGGCCGAGGAAGTAACCGCCGTGTTGGGTGACCGCGAGTTTCAACCCGTGCTTGCGGATGCCGACGCGCCCATGTTTCACTCACTCCAAGTGGGTCTACATGCAGCACAGAACATTGATGGAAAGGCCAGCGTACTTCTACAGCTGGGTGATCACCCCCATGTTTCACCAGCGACTCTCATGTTATTGCTGGCCATCGCGACCGAGCAACCCACCAAAGCTGTGATGCCAGAGTATCAAGGGCAGGGGGGGCATCCGGTATTGCTGCCCGCCCCGCTGATTCGCGAGTTGCTTGCCGCTGAATGTCCCGACGGATTGCGAGGATTCTGGAATCAATACCCCGAACGATGTCTCCGCGTGACCGTTGAGGATGCAGCGGTGGTACAAGATATCGATACGGTCAATCAGGCTATCGTGGAATGA
- a CDS encoding sterol desaturase family protein: MTTQIESAAAIRLGSFVAVFAVMTLWELLAPRRSLSTSKTPRWGSNLGLVVLNTLSLRFLVPMGLVGVTYLAQSKDWGLFHWLETPYWLAVLVSVILLDLVIYWQHVLFHLVPFLWRFHLVHHADLDIDVTTGLRFHTIEIFLSLGIKAVAIVLLGAPPVAVVAFEVLLNATSMFNHSNVQLALGIDAVLRWLVVTPDMHRVHHSWRERETNSNYGFNLPWWDRLFRTYRAQPQDGHLGMTIGLKQIRDEQQAERLHWMLALPFTTDPSPTSEEPQE, encoded by the coding sequence ATGACAACCCAGATTGAATCTGCGGCCGCCATTCGCTTGGGTTCATTTGTTGCCGTGTTTGCTGTGATGACACTATGGGAGCTATTGGCTCCGCGTCGCTCCTTAAGCACGTCGAAGACTCCCCGTTGGGGAAGCAATCTGGGGCTGGTAGTTCTCAATACTCTCTCGCTGAGATTTCTTGTACCGATGGGATTAGTCGGTGTCACCTATCTGGCTCAATCCAAGGATTGGGGGCTCTTTCATTGGCTTGAGACGCCCTACTGGCTTGCAGTGCTTGTCTCCGTCATCCTGCTAGATTTGGTCATCTATTGGCAACATGTCTTGTTTCACTTGGTGCCATTCTTGTGGAGGTTTCATTTAGTCCATCACGCCGATCTAGACATAGACGTTACCACCGGTCTGCGTTTTCACACGATAGAGATCTTTCTCTCCTTGGGAATCAAGGCTGTAGCGATTGTCCTGCTGGGTGCGCCGCCGGTAGCTGTTGTTGCATTCGAAGTACTCTTGAATGCGACCTCGATGTTCAATCATAGTAATGTTCAACTTGCGTTGGGTATCGATGCCGTGTTGCGCTGGCTAGTCGTTACCCCCGATATGCATCGAGTACATCATTCCTGGCGCGAGCGGGAGACGAATAGCAACTATGGTTTTAATCTTCCGTGGTGGGACCGGCTCTTTCGCACTTATCGTGCTCAACCGCAAGACGGACACTTGGGTATGACCATAGGCTTGAAGCAGATTCGCGATGAGCAACAGGCTGAAAGGTTGCACTGGATGTTGGCGTTGCCGTTTACTACGGATCCCTCCCCAACTTCTGAAGAACCACAAGAATAG